A DNA window from Boseongicola sp. contains the following coding sequences:
- a CDS encoding asparaginase, which yields MSDPVLLAETTRGPFVESRHFGHAVISRADGSIVESWGNPTELVFARSAAKILQALPLVESGAGTSLSTERLALACASHSAERRHVEMISDWLGDLGLDEHALCCGPQASRDEALAEEMIKTGEPVTRAFNWCSGKHSGFLTLSKHLGAELDYVNIDHPVQLAVREAFEDMTGMDSPGFGFDGCSAPNFATNLSAMARAMAVIAAAEDRADVRGKAASELCRAMIAHPEMVGGEGRVDTELMRVAREPVAIKSGAEGFYVAIIPGQKLGIALKVSDGASRGSEVAIAALLVRLGVLDINHPVVSGILAQTLTNWAGLAVGSVRPAEGLLA from the coding sequence ATGTCTGATCCTGTGCTTTTGGCCGAAACGACGCGGGGGCCTTTCGTGGAATCGCGACACTTCGGCCACGCAGTAATCTCGCGCGCGGATGGATCGATCGTCGAAAGTTGGGGGAACCCCACGGAACTGGTATTTGCTCGGTCAGCGGCGAAGATTTTGCAGGCTCTGCCATTGGTCGAAAGTGGCGCAGGTACCAGCCTTTCAACAGAGCGGTTGGCACTGGCTTGCGCAAGTCATTCGGCCGAACGTCGCCATGTGGAGATGATTTCGGACTGGCTAGGCGATCTTGGCCTTGACGAACACGCCCTTTGTTGCGGTCCCCAGGCGTCACGGGATGAGGCACTGGCCGAAGAAATGATCAAGACCGGCGAGCCAGTGACGCGGGCATTTAATTGGTGTTCTGGCAAGCACTCGGGATTTTTGACGCTGTCTAAACACTTGGGAGCCGAGCTCGACTATGTGAATATTGATCATCCGGTTCAGCTGGCGGTGCGTGAAGCCTTTGAAGATATGACTGGAATGGATAGTCCGGGTTTTGGATTTGACGGCTGCTCGGCCCCAAACTTTGCAACCAACTTGTCTGCCATGGCGCGGGCGATGGCAGTGATTGCTGCCGCAGAAGATCGAGCGGATGTGCGAGGCAAAGCTGCCAGTGAGCTATGCCGAGCAATGATCGCTCATCCTGAAATGGTGGGCGGTGAAGGGCGTGTTGATACAGAGTTGATGCGAGTGGCGCGCGAACCAGTTGCGATCAAGTCGGGCGCCGAAGGATTCTATGTTGCGATCATTCCGGGGCAGAAGTTGGGAATTGCTCTGAAAGTTTCCGATGGCGCTTCACGCGGTTCGGAAGTGGCAATCGCCGCATTGTTGGTGCGGCTTGGGGTTTTGGATATCAATCATCCCGTTGTCTCGGGCA